TAAGGGGCTTAAATACGGTTAAAACCGCAGAAAGGAGCATATTATTATGCAACAATTACAAAAAGAAGAACAAGTCAATTACCACTTTGTTGAGATAAATGGGTTGAACTATAAAGTTATTAATCAACTTGATGAGAAAAAACATGTTTCTAATTTTTACTTACCGAAAAAATTAGTTCGCCAACACCCTACCCGCAAAGACAGTTATAAAGTCAAAATTTATGACAAATTTATTTGTGTACCAAAAATAATGTGTTTTATTGATAAAACTGGTAAATATTTTTTGGTTGGGATTGATATGTTTTTTACCTACTGAATTTATAACACGCGTGATAATAACAAATCGCTTGGCCGGTTATCAAGCAATTAAAGACACTGCAATTAAAGAATTGCATTATTTAACTGTGTCTGCTAGAAGATACGAAAAAGAACAAGCAACAAACCCATTTTTAAGTGGGTTAACTTACCAACAAGCACGCGAACAAATTTGCGCTGAAAGCGACAAATTAAAAGCAGAATACCAAACTTATGTACAAAGTAAGTATTCTGCTAATAACATTAAAAAATCATCAACAGAGAAAATAATTCTCTTATTGATAAGTTTAACACACACTATGAAAAAAACAAGGGTGATCCACCAAAATTATCCGAAGAAGAACTCGACCAATTATTAGTGGAATTAGACAACTTAGACTAACTCCCCTATCGAGTTCTTCACTCCCCTATCAAAAAAAGTATAAGAACTTGCGTAAAACCACAGATGTAGCAAGACAACGAATAAACAAAATTAAGATATGGTCATTATCATATCGTTTTTGCTATTTGGTAAATCACCTATTTTTATTATCATTTTTCTTCCAATATATAACCAAAATAAATACCATTACTATATCAAAACAACATAATTAATAAATTTTACATACTTTCTTAAATAAATTTAGCGGTAATTTTATTTAAAAAATACTAATATATAGTATAATTAAATAAATTAATATTAAACTTTTATTAGTTTATTTAATTTTTTATTATGCTGCGGAACTACAAGCATTTTGGCACGCCAAGCACCCCAAACCCCGCACTCCCAACGTTGTTGATAGCACGGGGTTTGGGCTTAATGCTTGTAGTTCCGCAGTGGTGGTTATTTATTGGTTGTATTAATTACAATTAATACAACCAATAAATAACCACCTAGTTCCTTTTTTCTTTTTGCCCGAGCCCTTAAAAGAAAAAAGCGAACACAAAAAAGAAAAAACCCCACCCTGTTAGTATGACAACGGTGGTTGGTAAGGAGTTGATATTATATGGGTGAACAAGAAAAAATATTGCTGTTGATAAATAGTTGGGGATATTTAAACACCGAACAAATTAGTTTACTTTTAAATAAAAAAGAAAATGGTACATATAAATTTATTATGAAATTAGTTAGTAATAAGTTTTTAAATGTTGATACATTGCCGAAGAAAAATTATTATACTTTAACTAGTAAAGCACAAAGTCATTTAGGACGTGAGCATAAAAAAAACATTAAAGTTAATTACTATGAACTTGCCCACCAAGATATGCTTATCAAATGACTTTGTAGTCAAACCGATATCGAGCACAACCAACTGATACTGTTCGTAATTTGTTGAGTAAAGAAGGTTTAATATGACAGAAAGTTTAAAAATTTTAGATTTATTAAATAAATGAGGATATTTAACAGCCGAGCAAATTGCATTGCTGTTAAATAAACCGATTGAAAGTGCAAAAACTAATTTAAAAAACATTACAGAAAAAACAACTTTACAAAATAGATAAAACCACTCGCAAAAACATTTTATTTCCTTTCGCATAAGGGTAATACTTTTGTTGGGCGAGTTCATAAAAAAAAACATTAAAGTTAATTACTATGAACTTGCCCACCAAGATATGCTTATCAAATGACTTTGTAGTCAAACCGATATCGAGCACTACCAAAACTGAGCGGGAGTTGAAAATGGAAAATGGTAATCTCAATGCTTACCCTGATTTAATCATCACTAAAAACGATGATAGCGAAATTTATGTTGAATTTGAGCGCACCCAAAAATCGCCCAGTCGCTTTAAGAAAAAGTTAGACGACATACTAAATGATTACGTAATGGCGGGCAAATATATTGAATTACCCCCAACGCAAAACACTTGCTAACTGAATACAGCGGCAAATTGACAAAGATGACTTTAAAATAGAACTGCAACAAGTTATTATTTGATCCACACAATAACTATGCGCGGACAAGACCAAACACCTACGAAATATGAAACAATTAATAAAGTATTTGTTTTTGTCACCAAAATATGATAATATTAATTTGGAACAAATAAAAAAGTGAGAGTTAACCACTCCACTATCTATCTAATTATCCTATTCGGATAATTTTTTAATTATGTAAAATAATTTGTAATAGTAGCGTGATTATTTTAAGAATGTCACAAATGATTTGTAACAATTAGAATTTACATATTAATAAAAAAGGGAGTGATATTTAATGTTTGACTTAAATTGAAGTGCTGTCATTTCTTTAAAATATGAAGATGATGAATTTTATTTATTGTGGCAATATTATCGAAATGGTAAAAATAAAATTACGGAAAAAACAAAAGATTATATTAAAAATTTGTTTATCAGTATTATATTCCGAATACGGAACGCCAATTTGAATACTTGGAAATAAACTAAATGAATTAAATACTCGCAGTGCTAGTGCAATTATTAACGGTTTACTACAAAAAGATAAACGATTAATTGCTCTGCTTGTAAAAATATTTAGAGCAATTTAAACCGAATAATTTAACCTAGTCCCCTATTATAAAACCCTTATTTTATAAGGGTTTTTTGTTGTTTGTTTTTCCTATCGTCGTCTGTGGCGCATCGAACGTTATTTTTGCGGGTAAATGGTAATAAAAATATAAATATTAAGTAATTTATTAATATTTATATTTTGTGTATTATTATGTATTAATGTGTATAATATTTATGTATTAGTACTTATTAATAACACTAGTAAGTATTATAATTAAAAATGAAAGGAGAATAAAAATGAAAAAATAACATTTGCTAACAGTAAGGGTGGAGTTGGCAAAACCACATTAACAATTAATGTTGCTCAATTATTATCCCAAATTGGAAAAAAAGTTTTATTATTTGACTTTGACCCGCAATCTAATTTAACAAATACTTTGTTAGAAAATCCGATTGATACAAATAATATAACTAAATGAATTTTGGGAGCAGATAAAGATGACTTAATTTTTTAGAAACTAGAATATCAAATATTTTTTTAGTACCATCATATTCCAAAATGGTTTTAGAAACAAATAATATAGTTTTAAATCAACCTAATTCGGAATTTAAATTTAAAATGAATTTAGAAGAAATTGAAAAAATATTAATTAATAAATTTGATTATATATTTTTTGATACATATCCATCTATGAATACAATTTTATTAAATGTTTTATTAGCATCAGATGAAATTATTGTTCCAATTGAACCACATTCATATAGTTTTGAAGGTATTACAACTATGTTTAAACCTTATTTAGAAACAATAAATAATTCTAAAAAAATGGGAATGAATATAAAAAATAATATTAATTATTATGTTTTAAATAAAATTCAAAAAAACAAACTACATCAAAGTGTTTTTGAACTTATTTCCCAAAATGAAATTGGTAAAAAATTGTTAGATACACATATCCCCTTATCTGCTACTAAGCAAAAAGAAACAATGTTGCTTAAATTCGCCGCCATAACCAATAACAACCCAATTTATAAGTTAGTTATGGAATTAACTAATAAAGGAGTGATTTAATTATGAATAATAAATTACTTGCTTCACTGAAAAAAAAATTGATAGTAGTGCTAGTCAAATACCAAAAGAAGAAAGTTTTAATGAAATAAAAAAAGAAATAATTTTATTCTGAAATTAAAGATGAAACAAAAATTGTCAGAAAAAATATTTCAATAACTTTAAACAACAAAAAATGATAAATGAAATGTCAAAAAATAATTATGAAATTAATTTATCATCTATTGCTCGACGAGAAATTGAAAAAATATATAATGAATTTAAATTGAAAAAATAAACAAGTCTTAAAAAAAGAAGAAACAAAAAATAAAAAAAAAAGCGAAAGAAGATAAAATAACAATGAAAAAAGCAGATAATAAAGACACTATCAATCATAATTTAATGATTGTTGATGTTGATTTACAAAAATGTTTGAATTGTAGTTTTATTACTCAAAAAATCGATGATGAGTGATTTACAATCAACACAGGGGATAAAAACTGTGGTAAATAACAAAAATATAAAAAAACCACACCTATAAATTAGATGTGGTAAAATAATAGTAGTAAGTGATTTGGCTTCCTTACTCGTTAAAATTATATAAAGTGATAGTAATTTATTGTTCAGATAAATTACTATCGTGGAAACACTAGAAGCAAACTAGCGTTTCCACAGACAATTTTATCATATTTCTTGGTGTTATTTTTTAAGTAACATTGTGAAATATGATATAAATTGTGTTGTGGGAATAGTGCGGTGGTGCTATTCTCTTTTTTATTAAAAGAGAATTCAGAAAGGAATATATATAAATGAAAAAATTATTAAGTATCTTAACCATAACAACCTTGACAGCGAGCGTTCCTGCTCCGTTGCTTGCCAACACACCCTTAACTCGCAATAAACGCGATGTTGGGACAACTGCCAAAGATGTCACAAATAATTACTGAACTTTTATTGCTAGTATAAGTAAAGAAGATGCTACAAAAAACAAAGATAAATATTATTTTGTTATTTATAAAAATAAAGGTGAAAGTAATTGACAAATATATAAGATGCAAATGGGAAAACCAAACGACAGACCTATTTTTGGTGAAACCGTTGAAAGTCATAAAGCATTTTATCGTTGGGATGGTGTTGGCGAACCTAATTTACCAGAAATAAATTCATTAACTGGTGAAATTATAAATTGAAAAGGTTTTGATATAAAAATAAAAGAAAAATATGGAAAAGAAAATATTGTTGTGTGAAATGGAATAAATGCAAGGGGAGATAATAATTTTTATTTTATTATTTGACGTGGTAGAAAAAGTGATAAATGAGAAATCGTAAAATATAAAAACATAGGTCTAAATACTTCAAATACAATAATTGCAACATCTAAAACTGGTGCTGAATTAGATAGAGTAAGTCATAATTTTAGTTTTAGTAATGGTAGTGAATGAGCAGATGCCAAAAATGATGATGGTACATATTTTAAATCAGTTTATCGTTGGGATGGAGTTGGTGAACCTAATTTACCAGAAATAAATCCTAACACTGGAAATATAACAAACTGAAAACAACCAACGAAAAATGATTTTCAACAAGGAATTTTGTTTTCGCTTGTGGATGGTTCAAAAACGGCGACTTGGTCTAATAACGGTATGCGTTTGACAGTTGATGGTGAAACAAACATCAATATCAATAACCCAAATGTTACGGAAGTTTATTGAGATGGTTCTTTGCAACCGCAATTAAGTAAACAATGGAAAATCAATGTTAAACCCGAAACTGCACCACGAGATCATAAGTTAGTTATCAAATACAATATCAATGGGACAAAATACACAAGTGAAGATATTATGGTGTCGATGTTGGCAAAAATTGACTCAACACCAACACCAGTGCAACAAAATCTAAGTGATTTAATCAAAAACACTGATTTAGGAAATATCATTGATAATAATGATGACACTATTTTCTTAGCAGTAAATAAGGCAAATAGTGAAATTATTGATGATTTTTCACAAAATTGAAATAACAAAAAAAGTTAATCACTCTGCAACTTTATCAGCGAAACCAGATAGTAAAAGTTACAAAGGTTCAGTTGATATTAAATACAATGTGGTTCCGGCAACAGTGGTTGATTTAAAAATTGAATTAAAACCAACTGTAAGCAGTGCGATAGTTAATAAAGACTATTTGGCACAACTTGACAGTAGTAAAATGACAAATAAAGTTGATACATTTTACTATGCGAATAGTGAAAGTGTTATCACAATGGTTAAACCAACAGATAGCAGTGTGATAACTGGGGTGGTGTATGGTTGTGATGATAAATGAAATAAAACATCACAATCAAGCAACATTGACCCAGCAAAGGGTATTAAACTTGATGGGTCACAACTTGGAGCGGTTCAGGGAAGATATTTAATTGACTTAAAAAACGAACTAGGACAAACAAATACTATTTATTTACAAATTCATAGTGAGAAAGATGAAAAAGCAAAAGCATATTGAAATACTGATAATGGTAAACAGTTTGAACAGTGAGCACAAGACCAAGAACAAGGATACGAAAATATCCGTGGTTCTAGTGCTAGTCAATTGAATAATTTGTTTGAATTATCGAAGACTTGAAAACAAAGTTTAAAACATTTAGACCTAAAATTAGATAACTTTGTTGTTGATAACATTAAAAATGTTAGTCAAGATGAAATTGATAACTATAAAACAAAACTGCTTGCTAGTGTAAAAGCCCAAGTTGAAAAGTATGTTCCCGGTGTTGTAGAAAAGACCGACTATGTTATCAGCGTTGATAATCTTGTTGCGGGTGATTGAACTACAAGCAAAGATGTCAAAGTTCAAGCGGTTGATGGTAGTACAAAACTGTTAAGTTTTACTGTTAAAACTATTCCAGTGCAACAAAAAGAAGAAGTAACAGCACTAGCATCAACACCAGTATCAAGTGATAAGGGTGGAAAATCAATTTGAAAAATACTGGGGATAGTTGCTGGTTCGCTGGCGGGTCTTGGTTTGGCGTATTGGTTGTTTAAAAGATTTGTCTTTAATAAATATTTTTTTACCAAAAATAAAAAGACGCCGCCATCTTAAATTAGTTGAACAAGTTAGAAAAGAAGAAGCCGAAAAAGGACGCTCAAAACAACAAGGGAGGTGAAGAATAATGATGACTTTGTTAGCGACAAGTGGGGTCGATGACTTACTTAACAAAATTTTAGGTATCGCAATGCCGGTGTTAATTGCCATCGCAGTTGTATCCGCAATTATTATGATTGGTGTTTATGCGATTGGGGGTAAATTTAACGCTGATAGTGGCAACCGCAAAGAAACAATTAAAAAAGTGATGTGGGTTTTAATTTGCTTGTTAATTGTTATTCTTGCGAGTGCGGTTGTCTTGGCGTTTAAAGATACTATCGCCCCAATCACAATTAGGTGGTGTAATTATGTTGTTACGAAAACGAAAACAAGATAATTTAACGGTTATAAAATCAAAAAAACCAATTTTAAAACAAGGGTTAGAGCGATTTGTAGCATATTATTTTAAAAAAATATTTACAATATTAGCAATTGCGATGATACCCTTGTTAATTATTGGTTGTATTGTGATTGCAATATTATCGGCGATATTGTGGTTTTTGCCAAATACTGAAACATCAAGTAACATTCAAACAGTTTTCTCTAATACTTTGAATGTTGAAACAGTAGAAACAACTGGCGGGTCAAACATAATGGGGAGCATTATTGGCTGAGCGATAAATAGTTTTTGTGCTATTTTGTATCTTATTTTTATCAAACCGATTGTTTGATTGCTAGGTGGAATGCAAGATGTCGTCTACTTTATTGGTGGGGGAGCTTTAAGCGAACAATTATTTAGTATGAATAATATTAGCACGATATATTGATTGCTGTTTGGTATTGCGATGGCAATGTTTATTGTCATTATTGGCACAAAAGCGATTGCGTGAATGTATAACAATCGCCGCCACGAAAATGAAAGCAGCGATAACAAATGTTCTTATTATCATTATTGCTATTCCGCTAATACCGACATTGTTTATTATGGCAAATACAATTATGACAATGATTGTTAAATTGTTTTTGCAAAATTGCTCCGATTGATACAAATAATATTGCTTTGGCGATTTTTAATAGTAGTTTTATGAATGGTGTTCATCATTTTAGTTATATTCCCGTTTCGTGGACATTTTCAGATAGTGGTAATTTTAGTTATATTATTTGTTTGGTCTCGGAGTGTTTTATGGTTTATATTATGTTTACTGTTTGTATGTTTTTGTTTTGGCGGGTAATTGAATTGTTTATCTTATTGTGTTATTCGCCCGTGGTGGTTGTAATGAGTGTCGCCGACCAAGGACAACAATTTCGTAATTGAAAAGATATGGTCTTTGGGGCGATTTATAAGTTATGCCTTTATGTTTATAACTTATAACATATTTATTATGAGTATTGCGGTGTTAGGGCAAGTGGCAACATTTATGCCAAATTCTTTATCGCAACCAATCTTTATCTTACTTGGTATTTTTGCTTTTGGGTTTGCCGTTGCAAAATCACCACAAATTATAACGAGTTTAATTGGTGGTAATACAGCGATGAGCGATAGTATCGGTAATCTGATGTCCTTTGGAATGGCAACTAACCTTGCCAAAATTGGGGGAAAATTCGCGTGAAAATCGGGTAAATTTGCTGCTCGCAATACAATTGGTAAACCAATTGGTTTAACCCAAGGGATAAGTCACGCGATGAAAAGTGGTACACCATTTAAAGAAGCAACAGCAGGAACTTTATTCGGTGGTTTTAACCCTAATACGGGTGGTGTTGCGGGTGCATTTGCTGGTCAAGCAATTAAAACCAAAGATAAAGTTATGACAAATATCAGTGATTATCAAGCATTCAATGAACAACGAAACCAGAAAAAAACAATAAAGATAGTGTTTTAGAGAAAGCAAGCACTAAAACAACAAAGAAAGATAAAGGGAGACAAAAAACAATGGAAAATAACACAAAAATAATCACTAAAAAAGCAAGTAAAGTACGATTTACTGTCTCAAATGTTTTTGGGCGGAATTGGTTGACCAGAACTTTTTATTATTTTTGTTGGCGTTGTTTTGATAACTTTATCTTTGACTTTGCTTGCAAAATTATCGCTAATTGCGGGAATTATTAGTGCTATTGTATTTGCTGTTTTGAATATCTTTTTCATAACACCAAATAAAACGGTGATAAACTATATTATGTTATTTTTATTGCCCTTGGTTTTTTATTTAAACCAAAAAAACACAACATAGAAAAATGATAGCGAAATACAAATTATCAATAACCGTGTTGTTTTTGATAATAAACAAATTCTTATTTATAAAATAAATGCTGTTGATTTAACATTGTCAACGCAAGAAGAACGCAATACACCGATTTATGACTTTTCAAATTATTTGCGTGCCTTAAATTTTGATTTTGAAATCATCAAAATTGATAGTAAGTTGAATTTTGACAAAAATAAAAACTATCTTGCACAGACCTTAAAGCAAGATAGTTTAAAAATTCACAAAAACATCAATTAAATAATTTTTGTCGATGTCTGAATACTTGGAAAAACCAAGATTTAAGTTAGAACAAAATTATTATTTAATTGTTTTTACAAATAACAATGATAAAAAACTTGAATTATCCTTGTTATCATACAATCAACATCTTTCTTTGACTTTGCCAACAAGCAAAGAAATAAAGAAAATTGTTGATAAAAAGATTATACCAACAAATTCAACAAACTCATCAGTAGCAACATCAATTAAAGAAACTGCAAAATATTGAAACTGGATAACAATAAATTTGTTAGTTATTTTACTGTTAATCCAATTTCCGTTGACTGGTTAATGATATGTGATTAAGTAATTTTAGCGAAATAGAAAATGTCAATATTTCTATTCGTGTTCGGCATTTAGACAATATGACAGCGTTTAAATTGCTTGACCGTGCCATCCGAAGAGCACAAGACCAAGAAACTAAAAAAGCAAGTGAAGATATTGAATATAACTTATATTACAAAACTTTAATGAGTTATTACAACTTATTCAAGTTGGGGTGAAACCTTGAAAATGGTTTCAATTGTTTTCACTTGCTTTGCTGATAGTAAAACTGATTTAGACCAAGTTGTTTCAAATTTAAAAAATGAAATGATAAGAAATCGTTTTACTATTAATGATTTGACATTTCGCCAGTTTGCAACTTATCAATGTTTGTTATTTAACAATAATGATAAATTAAAAAACATTGAGCAAGAATGGCGACCATACTCTTGCGAGTGCTTGACCGTTTCCAACTAAACCGTTAAATGATCCACAAGGACTAATAATTGGGGAAAATGAACAACTACAACCAATCATATTTGACATCAAAACCAAGTCATCAATAAGAGCAAGTCATAACGCTTTTATTGTGGGTCAGATGGGGTTTGGAAAAACATTTAATGTTAAAAAACAATTAAATTGATTATATTGTAATAACACAAAAATCTATATTATTGACCCCCAACGCGAATATGGTGGTTTTGCCAATTATCACGGTGGGGAAATTATTGAATTTGGTAATAACCCAAAGGCAAAAAATTAACCCCTTAGAAATCTTTACTGATAATTTTTCCGAACATATTTTGTTGTTAGAACAATGGTTTAAAAATTTGTATAGTGATTTAACAAATATTGACCTTGCTAAATTGCAAGAATATATTATTCAGTTGTATAAAAACTTTAAAATTACTGCTGATACAAATTTAAGTAAATTAACTCGAAAAGATTATCCAATTTTAAATGATTTATATAAATTGGTATATCAAAAAGAACAAGATACTTTGTTAGAAAAAATGTTGTGAAAACTAACCAAAGGAGCAGATGGCACATTGTTTAATGGTGTTAGTACCTTAGAAATTAAAAGCGACTTGATTGTTTTTGATATTTACAATATGGCAAAATCAAAAACAATTGCTAACGCACAAATGTATTTGTTGTTAGCGTTGCTTGACCGTGTTATGAAAAAGAATAAGAAAAATAATTTAACCTTGCCACCGGAAGAACAAAGTTGAGTTTGTATTGCGGTGGATGAAGCACATTTATTAATTAACCAAGATAATCTGCTTGCCCTTAATTATTTATTTACTTTATCGAAAACTTGTCGTAAATTTAACGGAATTTATATATTTTAACGCAAAGCATTGGCGACTTTACCCAGCACGGAGAAAATGTTAAACGCCAAGCGCAGGGAATAATTGAACAGTGTACTTATCAATTTATTCATCACTTGAATTCAATTGGTTTGCAAAATTATACTGAATTATTGACTGATAACAATATGATAAATGCCTATGAGAAAAATGTTATTTTAACTCCTAAAAAGGGACTGTGTTTGTTTAGTATTAATGATAAACGCTATATTTTGCAAGTTATCGCAACAAGTGAAGAAATCAAAGCAATTGGTACCCAAGAAGACATTAATAATTTAGGAAAGGAAATATAGTTTATGGAAACAAAACAAAACGAATGAATAACAGTTAACATTTTGGCACGCAGAAAACTAAAACGCGAAACCGAGAAAGCCGTTTTATTTTCTATTCCTAAACATAAAGGTTTGTCGGTGTGAATTAATAAAAAATGTATTCACGCTTTGCGTAACGGGAAAAGTGTTTGCTGTTGGTGTTAAAAAGAATGATGAATAATACAATATGAACATATGACCCTGAATAGCAAGCAACATTTAAAAAGTGAGATATGACAAGGTCAACACTTAATCAATTTGTATCAAAATGAATTTAAAAAAATTGTTGCTTGACTTAACAAACAACAATCGCTAAATAAATAAAATCGTTTATAACGCATTGAGTTGATATCTTATTCGTTAAAATAACGTTCGATGCGCCACAGAGGACGATTTTTTTATAGAAAGGTAGGTGTTTAAAATGTG
Above is a window of Spiroplasma melliferum DNA encoding:
- a CDS encoding SOJ-like protein (plasmid), which encodes MVLETNNIVLNQPNSEFKFKMNLEEIEKILINKFDYIFFDTYPSMNTILLNVLLASDEIIVPIEPHSYSFEGITTMFKPYLETINNSKKMGMNIKNNINYYVLNKIQKNKLHQSVFELISQNEIGKKLLDTHIPLSATKQKETMLLKFAAITNNNPIYKLVMELTNKGVI